One Lytechinus pictus isolate F3 Inbred chromosome 12, Lp3.0, whole genome shotgun sequence genomic region harbors:
- the LOC129272299 gene encoding PRELI domain-containing protein 1, mitochondrial-like has translation MKHFTAATTFKHSWDQVSSAFWQKYPGPYSKHVLSEDVVSRYLSPDSKLHSIRLLTKTNRMPKWGGFLFGNNARFVSIVEESIVDPKKKTMTTYTRNLGYQNFMVLEEKCVFTESEENKDWTQLTRQVWVSSNLYGFSRALMAFGVERYKANLTKSNKGIQYIIDKLFVPERVPDTLPHEVSKLRDNAKAKAQNMAARAGGIVQ, from the exons ATGAAGCACTTCACTGCTGCTACTACCTTCAAACACTCATGGGACCAAGTCTCCTCAGCTTTCTGGCAAAAATACCCTGGACCATACAG TAAACATGTGCTGTCTGAAGACGTTGTATCCCGCTACCTCAGCCCAGACTCCAAGCTTCACAGCATACGCCTCCTGACCAAGACCAATAGAATGCCCAAGTGGGGCGGCTTTCTCTTCGGAAACAACGCAAGATTTGTTTCTATCGTTGAAGAGAGCATTGTGGATCCCAAGAAGAAGACGATGACCACCTACACAAGGAATCTAGGCTACCAGAATTTCATG GTTCTGGAGGAAAAGTGTGTCTTCACAGAATCGGAAGAGAACAAGGATTGGACGCAACTGACGAGACAGGTCTGGGTCAGCTCCAACCTGTACGGTTTCTCCAGAGCCCTGATGGCCTTCGGTGTGGAACGCTACAAAGCCAACCTCACCAAGTCTAACAAAGGCATCCAGTACATCATAGACAAACTCTTTGTGCCAGAGAGGGTTCCCGATACGCTACCTCACGAAGTTTCCAAGCTCAGAGACAATGCCAAAGCCAAGGCCCAGAACATGGCTGCCAGGGCCGGCGGAATAGTCCAGTAA